From a region of the Bacilli bacterium genome:
- a CDS encoding dCMP deaminase family protein has product MSQQKRKDWDTYFMDIAHMAATRSRCERRHVGAVLVKGKKLLGTAYNGAPMGMPDCSEEGCLLAEEYELEIVDGKEQMVKKERCIRTIHAEQNLLLFTDRDDREGSVVYVTDEPCWTCAKMLANSGVIEIVFHRSYRKDHEKVSKLFRQKGILLRQLTAYEPPPGI; this is encoded by the coding sequence ATGAGCCAACAAAAGCGCAAAGACTGGGATACTTATTTTATGGATATCGCGCATATGGCCGCCACCCGTTCCCGATGCGAACGACGCCATGTCGGAGCGGTGCTCGTCAAAGGCAAAAAGCTGTTGGGCACCGCGTATAACGGAGCGCCGATGGGCATGCCCGATTGTTCCGAGGAAGGTTGCTTGCTGGCGGAAGAGTACGAGCTGGAGATTGTGGACGGCAAAGAGCAAATGGTCAAAAAGGAACGCTGCATCCGTACCATTCACGCAGAGCAAAATTTGCTTTTGTTTACGGATCGCGACGATCGTGAAGGATCCGTCGTTTATGTCACCGACGAGCCGTGCTGGACATGCGCCAAAATGCTCGCGAACAGCGGCGTTATCGAGATTGTCTTTCACCGCTCCTATCGGAAAGACCATGAGAAGGTGAGCAAGCTTTTTCGGCAAAAAGGCATCTTATTGCGGCAATTGACGGCATACGAACCGCCGCCCGGCATTTAA
- a CDS encoding homocysteine synthase, which produces MTEERRFAPETKAVHAGQELDPTTLARAVPIYQTTSFGFRDTEHAANLFALKEFGNIYTRIMNPTADVFEKRVADLENGAGALAVASGMSAITMAILNIAGAGDEIVASASLYGGTFNLFTVTLPKIGVKVNLVDQSDPENFRKAITPKTKAIFAETIGNPRLDVLDIAAVAKIAHDNGIPLIVDNTFASPYLLRPIDHGANIVVHSATKFIGGHGTSIGGIIVDGGNFDWKASGKFPGLTEPDESYHGVVYTEAVGPIAYIIKARVQLLRDMGMALSPFNAFLFLQGLETLHLRMERHSENALQVAKYLEGNRAVEWVNYPGLPSHRDYKLAQKYLPKGQGALLTFGIKGGVDAGRKLIDNVKLFSHLANVGDTKSLIIHPASTTHQQLSEEGQIAAGVTPGMIRLSVGIEAVEDIIHDLDQAIAASQE; this is translated from the coding sequence ATGACGGAAGAAAGAAGGTTTGCCCCGGAAACAAAAGCCGTACACGCCGGCCAGGAACTGGATCCGACCACGCTGGCGCGCGCGGTGCCGATTTACCAAACGACATCCTTTGGATTCCGTGATACGGAACATGCGGCAAATTTGTTTGCTTTAAAGGAATTCGGAAATATTTATACGCGCATTATGAACCCGACCGCCGATGTATTCGAAAAACGCGTTGCCGATTTGGAAAACGGCGCCGGCGCGCTTGCCGTTGCATCCGGCATGTCGGCCATCACGATGGCGATTCTCAATATTGCCGGCGCCGGCGATGAGATTGTCGCTTCGGCAAGCCTCTACGGCGGCACATTTAATCTGTTTACGGTAACGCTGCCGAAAATCGGCGTAAAAGTGAACCTTGTTGACCAAAGCGACCCGGAAAACTTCCGCAAAGCGATTACGCCGAAAACAAAAGCCATTTTCGCCGAGACAATCGGCAATCCGCGGCTTGATGTGCTGGATATCGCCGCAGTTGCCAAGATCGCCCACGACAACGGCATTCCGTTGATTGTGGATAATACGTTTGCCAGCCCGTATTTGCTTCGTCCGATTGATCATGGCGCAAATATTGTTGTGCATTCCGCCACCAAGTTTATCGGCGGACATGGCACTTCGATCGGGGGTATTATCGTTGACGGCGGCAATTTTGATTGGAAAGCAAGCGGCAAGTTTCCCGGCCTGACCGAACCGGACGAGAGCTACCATGGCGTAGTCTACACCGAAGCCGTAGGTCCGATCGCATACATAATCAAGGCGCGCGTGCAGCTGCTTCGCGATATGGGCATGGCTCTTTCGCCGTTCAACGCTTTCTTGTTCCTGCAGGGATTGGAAACGCTGCATTTGCGGATGGAACGTCATAGCGAGAACGCGCTGCAAGTCGCCAAATATTTGGAAGGCAACCGTGCCGTGGAATGGGTTAACTATCCCGGACTGCCGAGCCACAGGGATTACAAGTTGGCGCAAAAATACTTGCCGAAAGGACAAGGCGCTTTGCTGACTTTTGGCATCAAGGGCGGAGTCGACGCGGGCCGCAAACTGATCGACAACGTGAAGTTGTTCTCGCATTTGGCCAACGTGGGGGATACGAAGTCGCTGATTATCCATCCGGCGAGCACAACGCACCAGCAGCTGAGCGAAGAAGGACAAATAGCGGCCGGCGTAACGCCCGGCATGATTCGTTTATCCGTCGGCATCGAGGCGGTCGAAGATATTATTCATGATCTGGATCAGGCGATTGCCGCCAGCCAGGAATAA
- a CDS encoding ComEA family DNA-binding protein — MRKIFAGNPIRFLAIVTLIFAMMFLLIYYAVGYLSASRGNWIMVNNEMREALATPTASIVAGAPTATPAANPAANPTAANKININTASLAELDTLPGIGPKKAQAIIAYREAHGGFKSAEELMQVKGIGAKTFAKLKPLITH; from the coding sequence TTGCGGAAAATATTTGCCGGTAATCCGATTCGCTTCCTGGCAATCGTAACGCTTATCTTCGCCATGATGTTTCTGCTAATTTATTATGCTGTCGGCTATTTGTCCGCCAGCAGGGGAAACTGGATCATGGTCAACAACGAAATGCGCGAAGCTTTGGCGACGCCGACAGCGTCGATTGTCGCCGGTGCGCCGACGGCAACGCCTGCGGCAAACCCTGCGGCAAACCCGACAGCCGCAAACAAGATCAATATCAACACGGCGTCGCTGGCGGAACTTGACACGCTGCCGGGCATCGGCCCGAAGAAGGCGCAGGCCATCATTGCTTACCGCGAGGCGCACGGCGGATTCAAATCCGCGGAAGAACTGATGCAGGTGAAAGGCATCGGCGCCAAAACCTTTGCCAAGCTTAAACCACTTATAACCCATTGA
- the comER gene encoding late competence protein ComER: MVVGFIGTGNMGSILIDAFLKSDALLPAQIIASNRTAAKAEQLAAKYPGLHPATDNKAVAKAGELLFLCVKPTDYADVLAEIKDVLLPEQIIVSITSPVLIRHLEEQLPCKIAKVIPSITNQQLSGATLCMYGTRINDLDIGMLESLLSHISTPMRISESYTRVISDLSSCGPAFLAYFVEKFVEAAVERTGIPANDATKLAGEMVLGTGKLLTSGEFAPNSLRQRVTVPGGITAEALKILAFSLDGVFEQVLAATHAKYAEDVNKIEKMLCGHARDKTSTAAEKH; the protein is encoded by the coding sequence ATGGTCGTAGGATTTATCGGCACAGGAAATATGGGAAGTATTTTAATCGACGCCTTCCTGAAATCCGATGCGTTGCTGCCTGCGCAAATCATTGCCAGCAACCGCACTGCGGCAAAAGCGGAGCAACTGGCTGCGAAATATCCCGGCCTGCATCCCGCAACTGACAACAAAGCCGTGGCCAAAGCCGGTGAATTGTTGTTTTTGTGCGTGAAGCCGACGGATTACGCCGACGTTTTGGCTGAGATCAAGGATGTGCTGTTGCCGGAGCAAATCATTGTCTCCATAACCAGTCCGGTTTTAATCCGGCATTTGGAAGAACAACTTCCCTGCAAAATCGCCAAGGTGATCCCCAGCATTACCAACCAGCAACTCAGCGGCGCCACCTTGTGCATGTACGGAACGCGCATCAATGATTTGGACATCGGCATGCTGGAATCTTTATTGAGCCATATCAGCACGCCGATGCGCATCTCCGAGTCCTATACGCGCGTCATTTCCGATCTTTCCAGCTGCGGCCCCGCATTTCTCGCCTATTTCGTGGAAAAATTCGTGGAAGCCGCCGTCGAAAGAACAGGGATACCGGCTAATGACGCTACAAAGTTGGCCGGAGAAATGGTGCTGGGCACCGGAAAACTGCTCACCTCCGGAGAATTTGCGCCGAACAGTTTGCGGCAACGGGTAACAGTCCCCGGAGGCATAACAGCCGAAGCATTGAAAATATTGGCGTTCAGCCTTGACGGCGTTTTTGAACAAGTGCTTGCGGCAACCCATGCGAAATACGCCGAAGATGTGAACAAAATTGAAAAAATGTTGTGCGGCCATGCCCGGGATAAAACCTCAACGGCAGCCGAAAAGCATTAG